Proteins co-encoded in one Alcanivorax sp. genomic window:
- a CDS encoding cell division protein FtsQ/DivIB, with the protein MAKAAVTPRGARRKPAKPAAVPLRDRLAAAVPWMLVGTVAMVLLVAVIYLPALLDGYPIRKVGVDGVTDVRRQQQIQTALAALVRDENYFSVPLEDIYQQAQGLSWVEGVSVRRQWPDTVVLTVSERRPVAVWNETVLISDSGEPFKALKQYDLTGLPHLNGPQQRLEEVMGFYHSMGKMLAGVDLGIRSMDVNARLTARLTLDNDMQLVVDREHYTTKLRRFVRLYRGVLSTDSRQVTRVDLRYADGMAVTWGEQQEKG; encoded by the coding sequence GTGGCTAAAGCAGCCGTCACGCCGCGCGGCGCCCGGCGCAAGCCGGCGAAGCCCGCTGCTGTGCCGCTGCGTGACAGGCTGGCTGCCGCTGTGCCATGGATGCTGGTGGGCACTGTGGCGATGGTGTTGCTGGTCGCAGTGATCTACCTGCCCGCCCTCCTGGATGGTTACCCCATCCGCAAGGTGGGGGTGGATGGTGTGACCGACGTGCGTCGCCAACAGCAAATTCAGACCGCACTGGCTGCACTGGTGCGGGATGAAAATTATTTTTCCGTGCCGCTGGAAGACATCTACCAGCAGGCGCAGGGGCTGAGCTGGGTAGAAGGTGTTTCCGTACGCCGCCAGTGGCCCGACACCGTGGTGCTCACGGTCAGTGAGCGTCGTCCGGTGGCCGTATGGAACGAGACGGTGCTGATTTCAGACAGTGGCGAACCGTTCAAGGCACTGAAGCAATACGATCTGACGGGCCTGCCGCATCTGAATGGCCCGCAGCAACGGCTGGAGGAAGTCATGGGCTTCTATCACAGCATGGGCAAGATGCTGGCGGGTGTGGATCTGGGCATTCGCAGCATGGACGTCAACGCACGGCTGACCGCGCGGCTGACGCTGGATAACGACATGCAACTGGTGGTCGACCGTGAGCACTACACCACCAAACTTCGCCGCTTTGTGCGGCTTTATCGGGGTGTGCTGAGCACGGACAGTCGCCAGGTGACCCGCGTGGATCTGCGGTATGCAGATGGCATGGCGGTGACCTGGGGCGAGCAACAGGAGAAAGGGTGA
- a CDS encoding D-alanine--D-alanine ligase: MDKVLLKQKLANVGRVAVLAGGKSAERPVSLKSGAAVHQALRNLGVIAELVDPSESSVDALKGFDAAFIALHGRGGEDGVIQGVLEHLGIPYTGSAVMASGIGMDKVRTKQLWKGAGLPTPAFYVAGRDDAELGFPLMIKPAHEGSSIGMAKADNAEQLAAALAEAGKFDSDVLVEAWVNGPEYTVAVLGDEALPAIRLKTPHAFYDFEAKYQSDSTEYLCPAGLDDADEAAIRELALTAFRVAGCRGWGRVDVMRDEQGSWQLLEINTVPGMTDHSLVPMAAKATGRDFEALVGEILLLALESHRG; the protein is encoded by the coding sequence GTGGATAAGGTGCTGCTGAAACAGAAACTGGCCAATGTGGGCCGGGTAGCGGTACTGGCCGGTGGCAAGTCTGCCGAACGTCCGGTGTCCCTGAAGAGTGGGGCAGCGGTGCATCAGGCGCTGCGTAATCTGGGTGTCATCGCCGAACTGGTGGACCCTTCTGAATCCAGCGTCGACGCGCTCAAGGGGTTTGATGCCGCCTTTATCGCCCTGCATGGCCGCGGCGGTGAGGACGGGGTCATTCAGGGCGTTCTCGAGCATCTCGGCATCCCCTATACCGGTTCAGCGGTGATGGCGTCCGGCATTGGCATGGACAAGGTTCGTACCAAGCAGTTGTGGAAAGGCGCGGGGCTGCCCACGCCAGCGTTTTACGTTGCCGGCCGCGATGATGCGGAGCTGGGTTTTCCGCTGATGATCAAGCCGGCACATGAAGGCTCCTCCATTGGCATGGCCAAGGCGGATAACGCCGAACAATTGGCGGCAGCGCTGGCCGAGGCGGGCAAGTTTGATTCTGACGTGCTGGTGGAAGCCTGGGTCAACGGTCCGGAATACACCGTGGCGGTTTTGGGTGATGAAGCGCTGCCAGCCATTCGCCTGAAAACGCCCCATGCCTTTTATGACTTTGAGGCCAAGTATCAGTCAGACAGCACCGAATACCTCTGTCCGGCCGGTCTGGATGATGCGGATGAAGCCGCGATTCGCGAGCTGGCGCTCACCGCTTTCCGGGTAGCGGGCTGCCGCGGCTGGGGTCGGGTGGATGTAATGCGCGATGAGCAGGGCAGCTGGCAGCTGCTGGAAATCAATACGGTACCGGGGATGACCGACCATTCGCTGGTTCCCATGGCTGCCAAGGCCACGGGCCGGGACTTCGAGGCATTGGTGGGCGAAATCCTGTTGCTGGCATTGGAGAGTCACCGTGGCTAA
- the murC gene encoding UDP-N-acetylmuramate--L-alanine ligase, translated as MADNDNIHIVPEMRRIRGIHFVGIGGVGMCGIAEVLANQGYAISGSDIKESAVVARLRGLGVRVEIGHRAGNIDGADVVVTSTAVNTENVEVAEAHARRIPVVPRAQMLAELMRFRHGIAVAGTHGKTTTTSMTAAIMAEAGLDPTFVIGGRLNSAGTNARLGQSRYLVAEADESDASFLHLQPMSAIVTNIEADHMHTYGGDFAQLENTFIEFLHNLPFYGVAVMCVDDPVVRKLLPRVNRQVIRYGFSEDADLRAENVQQQGMTTTFRVVRKEGKPLDISLNMPGRHNVLNALASIAVAADEGADDDAIIRGLNNFTGVGRRFDVQGEYHFEGGSATLVDDYGHHPSEVAVTIDAIRAGWPGRRLAMLFQPHRYTRTQDLYEDFVEVLSGVDVLLMLEVYGAGEDPIPGADARALCRSIRKRGRVEPVFVDDPAKLADILATQLQDGDLLVTQGAGNVGAIAKDLAEKGGAKRG; from the coding sequence ATGGCCGATAACGACAACATTCATATCGTGCCGGAGATGCGCCGCATCCGTGGTATCCATTTTGTGGGTATTGGCGGTGTGGGCATGTGCGGGATTGCTGAGGTGCTGGCCAATCAGGGCTATGCCATCAGCGGCAGCGACATCAAGGAATCCGCCGTGGTGGCGCGTCTTCGCGGCCTGGGTGTGCGGGTGGAGATCGGTCACCGTGCCGGCAACATTGATGGCGCGGATGTGGTGGTCACCTCTACTGCCGTTAACACCGAGAACGTGGAAGTGGCCGAGGCGCATGCGCGTCGTATCCCCGTCGTTCCCCGTGCCCAGATGCTGGCGGAGCTGATGCGTTTCCGCCACGGCATTGCGGTGGCAGGGACCCACGGCAAGACCACCACCACGTCCATGACGGCGGCCATTATGGCCGAGGCCGGCCTGGATCCCACCTTTGTGATTGGAGGCCGACTCAACAGTGCCGGCACCAATGCGCGTCTGGGACAGAGCCGTTATCTGGTGGCGGAAGCGGACGAGTCCGATGCCAGCTTCCTGCATCTGCAACCCATGAGTGCCATTGTGACCAATATCGAAGCGGATCACATGCACACCTACGGTGGTGACTTTGCCCAGCTGGAAAACACCTTTATCGAGTTTCTCCATAATCTTCCCTTCTATGGCGTGGCCGTAATGTGTGTGGACGACCCGGTGGTGCGCAAGCTTCTGCCGCGGGTCAATCGGCAGGTGATCCGATACGGTTTCAGTGAAGATGCGGATTTGCGTGCCGAGAACGTGCAGCAGCAGGGAATGACTACCACGTTCCGGGTGGTTCGCAAGGAAGGGAAGCCGCTGGATATCAGCCTCAACATGCCGGGCAGACACAATGTGCTGAATGCCCTGGCCTCCATTGCCGTGGCAGCGGATGAAGGAGCCGACGATGACGCCATCATCCGTGGCCTGAATAACTTCACCGGCGTGGGGCGTCGTTTTGATGTGCAGGGCGAATATCACTTTGAGGGCGGCAGCGCGACCCTGGTGGATGATTACGGTCATCACCCCAGCGAGGTGGCGGTGACCATTGATGCGATTCGTGCCGGCTGGCCGGGCCGTCGTCTGGCCATGCTGTTTCAGCCTCATCGTTATACCCGTACCCAGGATCTGTACGAAGACTTCGTGGAAGTGCTCTCCGGGGTAGATGTGTTGCTGATGCTGGAAGTGTACGGTGCCGGCGAAGACCCGATCCCCGGAGCGGATGCCCGGGCCTTGTGTCGCAGTATTCGCAAGCGGGGTCGAGTAGAGCCGGTGTTTGTGGATGATCCGGCCAAGCTGGCCGACATTCTCGCTACCCAGTTGCAGGACGGTGACCTGTTGGTAACTCAGGGCGCCGGGAATGTGGGGGCCATTGCCAAAGACCTGGCTGAAAAAGGAGGCGCCAAGCGTGGATAA
- the murG gene encoding undecaprenyldiphospho-muramoylpentapeptide beta-N-acetylglucosaminyltransferase: MSTVLIMAGGTGGHVFPALAVADQLRERGFDILWLGAEHGMEGKLVRRHGYEIAELAVSRLRGGGLKRKVAAPFNLLRAVLQARQLIRQHKPVLAVGFGGFASGPGGLAARLCGVPVVVHEQNAVPGLTNRLLSKMATVTLEGFDGAFGQRDACWVGNPVRAEIAAIAEPAGRYARHQGGLRVLVIGGSQGALVLNQDLPELMLAVLGKEIQVRHQCGAGRTGEAAPVYQALGVDAQVSEFIDDMAEAYSWADLVICRAGALTVAEVAAAGVAALFIPLPTAVDDHQTLNARWLSDKGAALLLPQRELSAASLAATLKPVAERGALAQMAQRAREQAVADSAERAATLCQEVANGR, from the coding sequence ATGAGTACTGTCCTGATCATGGCCGGGGGTACCGGCGGGCACGTTTTTCCGGCGCTGGCGGTGGCAGACCAGCTGCGCGAGCGAGGGTTCGACATTCTCTGGCTGGGTGCCGAGCACGGCATGGAAGGCAAGCTGGTGCGTCGTCACGGCTATGAAATTGCTGAACTGGCGGTTTCACGGCTGCGTGGTGGCGGCCTGAAGCGCAAGGTCGCTGCCCCCTTCAATCTGCTGCGTGCGGTGCTGCAGGCCCGCCAGCTGATCCGTCAGCACAAGCCCGTGCTGGCGGTGGGCTTTGGCGGCTTTGCCAGTGGCCCTGGCGGACTGGCCGCCCGCCTGTGTGGCGTGCCGGTGGTGGTCCATGAACAGAATGCGGTGCCCGGTCTCACCAATCGTCTGCTGTCGAAAATGGCCACGGTGACCCTGGAAGGGTTCGATGGTGCCTTTGGTCAGCGTGATGCCTGCTGGGTGGGCAACCCGGTGCGTGCCGAGATTGCTGCCATTGCCGAGCCTGCGGGCCGCTACGCCCGCCATCAGGGAGGCCTGCGTGTGCTGGTCATCGGTGGAAGCCAGGGGGCGTTGGTACTGAATCAGGACCTGCCTGAATTGATGCTGGCGGTACTGGGCAAGGAGATTCAGGTACGTCATCAGTGCGGCGCAGGCCGGACCGGTGAAGCGGCACCGGTCTACCAGGCCCTGGGCGTAGATGCCCAGGTGAGTGAATTTATTGATGACATGGCGGAAGCCTACAGCTGGGCGGATCTGGTGATCTGTCGGGCAGGGGCGCTGACGGTGGCAGAAGTGGCGGCGGCCGGTGTGGCGGCCCTGTTCATTCCGCTGCCCACCGCGGTGGATGATCACCAGACATTGAATGCCCGCTGGCTGTCCGACAAGGGTGCGGCCCTGTTGCTGCCCCAGCGGGAACTGAGCGCAGCCAGTCTGGCTGCGACCCTGAAACCGGTTGCAGAACGGGGTGCGTTGGCGCAGATGGCGCAACGGGCCCGTGAGCAGGCCGTGGCCGACAGCGCAGAGCGGGCGGCCACCCTGTGTCAGGAGGTGGCCAATGGCCGATAA
- the ftsW gene encoding putative lipid II flippase FtsW, with amino-acid sequence MTERMILKLDSRGVDKPLLWTAIGLALAGLVMVSSASLQIAETRLGDPFYYALRHGIYLALGLGVGAFVYYAVPLALLERLRFAMLPIALVVLVLVFVPGLGRTVNGSTRWIALPGLTIQASEIVKLCFVLYLAGYVAERKAALETQWKAFLLPLGLLGVLMVLLLLEPDFGAVVVLGITAMGMLFLSGVPTLRFLLIGLAAVALGALVAVAEPYRVARLMTFTDPWADQYGAGYQLTQSLIAFGRGHLTGVGLGNSVQKLFYLPEAHTDFVYAVMAEELGLLGNIALISGFILLGWRVFRLGHSLEERGFLYHAYLVYGCAFVFCSQAFINLGVNMGMLPTKGLTLPFISYGGSSLLISAAMVGMILRAGAEAEQLKARGRAAR; translated from the coding sequence ATGACTGAGCGCATGATCCTGAAGCTGGATAGCCGTGGGGTGGACAAGCCGTTGCTGTGGACGGCCATCGGTCTGGCGCTGGCGGGGCTGGTGATGGTGTCTTCTGCCAGTCTGCAGATTGCGGAAACCCGCCTGGGTGACCCGTTCTACTATGCGCTGCGCCATGGGATCTATCTGGCTCTGGGGCTTGGGGTGGGCGCTTTTGTTTATTATGCGGTGCCGCTGGCCCTGCTGGAGCGTCTGCGTTTCGCGATGTTGCCCATCGCGCTGGTGGTGTTGGTGCTGGTGTTCGTTCCCGGGCTGGGACGCACGGTGAATGGCTCCACGCGCTGGATTGCCCTGCCGGGCCTGACCATCCAGGCCTCGGAAATCGTCAAACTCTGTTTTGTTCTTTACCTGGCCGGTTATGTGGCTGAGCGCAAGGCGGCTCTGGAAACCCAGTGGAAGGCCTTTCTGCTGCCGCTGGGGCTGCTCGGGGTGCTGATGGTCCTGTTGTTGCTGGAGCCGGATTTTGGTGCGGTCGTGGTGCTCGGGATTACCGCCATGGGCATGCTGTTCCTGTCTGGTGTGCCTACCCTGCGCTTTCTGCTGATCGGCCTTGCGGCTGTGGCACTGGGTGCGCTGGTGGCGGTGGCAGAGCCTTACCGGGTGGCACGTCTGATGACCTTTACCGACCCCTGGGCTGACCAGTACGGTGCCGGCTACCAGCTTACCCAGAGTCTGATCGCTTTTGGCCGCGGTCACCTGACCGGCGTGGGGCTGGGTAACAGCGTGCAGAAACTGTTCTACCTGCCGGAAGCACACACCGACTTTGTCTATGCGGTGATGGCGGAAGAGTTGGGGCTGCTGGGCAACATTGCCCTGATTAGCGGTTTTATTCTGCTGGGCTGGCGTGTCTTCCGCCTGGGGCACTCCCTGGAAGAGCGCGGTTTCCTCTACCACGCCTATTTGGTGTACGGCTGCGCGTTTGTGTTCTGTTCCCAGGCCTTTATCAATCTGGGCGTAAACATGGGCATGCTGCCCACCAAGGGGCTGACCCTGCCGTTTATCAGTTACGGCGGCTCTTCGTTGCTGATCTCCGCCGCCATGGTCGGCATGATCCTGCGCGCAGGTGCAGAAGCGGAACAGCTCAAGGCCAGAGGGAGGGCAGCACGATGA
- the murD gene encoding UDP-N-acetylmuramoyl-L-alanine--D-glutamate ligase, whose product MAKDGFDLVIGLGVTGRSVIRYLTDQGMPVRALDTRAEPAGLEALRSDFPGVKIHTGGFKSGWMKKASRLIVSPGVAVATPAIAEQIVAGKEVIGDVELFARAASEPLVAITGSNAKSTVTTLLGQVAEACGMNPGIGGNLGVPALDLLNDDARLYALELSSFQLETTYSLSADVATILNVSQDHLDRYASFADYLAAKQRIYDGCQVAVWNRDDLATRPPESVPRQVTFGAHPEADYRLDSDNGVLLCRGQRLLALDELALTGHHNALNILAVLAISDALSLNRDKALATVKAFTGLAHRCQLVADHGGVRWFNDSKATNVGATLAALTGIGESIEGKVILIAGGQGKGQDFSPLAEPARQYLRAGLLLGEDRTQLAQGMSAAPCELVADMQAAVERAFALAQPGDAVLLSPACASFDMYKGFTHRGDDFTARVQEVCHD is encoded by the coding sequence ATGGCGAAAGACGGCTTTGATCTGGTTATTGGCCTGGGTGTTACCGGGCGTTCCGTGATCCGTTACCTGACGGATCAGGGGATGCCTGTGCGTGCGCTGGATACCCGTGCCGAGCCTGCCGGTCTTGAGGCCCTGCGGTCTGATTTTCCGGGTGTGAAGATTCATACCGGCGGTTTCAAATCCGGCTGGATGAAGAAAGCGTCTCGCCTGATTGTCAGCCCGGGCGTGGCCGTTGCCACGCCGGCCATTGCGGAACAGATTGTGGCTGGCAAGGAAGTCATCGGCGATGTGGAGCTGTTTGCCCGCGCGGCCAGCGAACCGCTGGTTGCCATTACCGGTTCCAACGCCAAGAGCACGGTGACCACCCTGCTGGGCCAGGTGGCCGAGGCCTGTGGCATGAATCCGGGCATTGGCGGCAACCTGGGCGTACCGGCACTGGATTTGCTCAATGATGATGCCCGTCTGTACGCCCTGGAGCTGTCCAGCTTCCAGCTGGAAACCACCTACAGTCTCAGTGCCGACGTGGCCACTATTCTCAATGTGTCCCAGGATCATCTGGACCGCTATGCCAGCTTTGCCGATTATCTGGCGGCCAAGCAGCGCATCTATGACGGCTGTCAGGTCGCAGTGTGGAACCGGGATGATCTGGCAACCCGTCCGCCCGAATCGGTGCCGCGCCAGGTGACTTTCGGCGCGCACCCTGAAGCGGATTATCGTCTGGATAGCGACAACGGCGTGCTGCTGTGCCGCGGCCAGCGTCTGCTGGCACTGGATGAACTGGCGCTGACCGGGCACCACAACGCTCTGAATATTCTCGCGGTGCTGGCCATCAGCGACGCCCTGTCTCTCAATCGCGACAAGGCGCTGGCCACCGTCAAGGCCTTTACCGGTCTGGCCCATCGTTGCCAGCTGGTTGCCGATCATGGCGGCGTGCGCTGGTTCAATGATTCCAAGGCGACCAACGTGGGGGCCACCCTGGCAGCGCTCACCGGCATCGGTGAAAGCATTGAAGGCAAGGTGATCCTGATTGCTGGCGGGCAGGGCAAGGGCCAGGACTTCTCCCCGCTGGCGGAACCGGCCCGGCAGTACCTGCGTGCCGGCCTGCTGTTGGGTGAAGATCGTACCCAGCTGGCCCAGGGTATGTCCGCGGCGCCCTGTGAGCTGGTGGCCGACATGCAGGCAGCAGTGGAGCGTGCCTTCGCGCTGGCCCAACCCGGCGATGCGGTGCTGTTGTCGCCGGCCTGTGCTTCCTTTGATATGTACAAGGGCTTTACCCATCGCGGCGATGATTTTACTGCCCGGGTCCAGGAGGTGTGCCATGACTGA
- the mraY gene encoding phospho-N-acetylmuramoyl-pentapeptide-transferase: MLLWLAEYLAQFHNGFLVFQYITLRGILSVLTALFIAFWVGPIMIRKLQEKQVGQAIRDDGPKSHLSKAGTPTMGGALILVAIVISTLLWADLSNRFVWITLGVLFIFGAVGWVDDWRKVVEKNPRGLPAKWKYLWLSVGSFGAAFALFFTAQSPPETQLIVPFFKNVAINMGWFYIVLTYFVINGTSNAVNLTDGLDGLAIMPTVLVGGALGIFAYAGGHTEFATYLQIPYVAGAGELVIISAALCGAGLGFLWFNAYPAQVFMGDVGALALGAVLGVMAVIVRQEIVLFIMGGVFVMETVSVMLQVGSFKLTGRRIFRMAPIHHHFELKGWPEPKIIVRFWIITVILVLVGLATLKIR; the protein is encoded by the coding sequence ATGCTGCTCTGGCTGGCCGAATATCTGGCCCAATTTCATAACGGGTTTCTGGTGTTTCAGTACATCACCCTGCGCGGCATTCTCAGCGTGCTGACGGCACTGTTCATCGCATTCTGGGTGGGGCCGATCATGATCCGCAAGCTGCAGGAAAAGCAGGTGGGGCAGGCGATTCGTGATGATGGTCCCAAGAGCCATCTGAGCAAAGCCGGGACCCCCACCATGGGTGGCGCGCTGATACTGGTAGCGATCGTGATTTCCACCCTGCTGTGGGCAGACCTGAGTAACCGGTTCGTGTGGATCACCCTGGGCGTACTGTTCATCTTTGGCGCTGTGGGCTGGGTAGATGACTGGCGCAAGGTGGTGGAGAAGAACCCGCGTGGTCTGCCGGCCAAATGGAAATACCTGTGGTTGTCCGTGGGCTCTTTCGGTGCCGCCTTTGCCCTGTTCTTTACTGCACAGAGCCCGCCAGAGACCCAGCTGATCGTGCCGTTTTTCAAGAACGTGGCCATCAACATGGGCTGGTTCTACATCGTCCTGACCTACTTCGTGATCAACGGCACCAGCAATGCGGTGAACCTCACCGATGGGCTCGATGGTCTGGCCATCATGCCCACGGTGCTGGTGGGCGGGGCGTTGGGCATCTTTGCCTATGCCGGCGGCCACACTGAGTTTGCCACCTACCTGCAGATCCCTTACGTGGCGGGTGCCGGTGAGCTGGTGATCATTTCTGCGGCCCTGTGTGGTGCCGGTCTCGGCTTCCTGTGGTTCAACGCTTACCCGGCCCAGGTGTTCATGGGCGATGTGGGCGCACTGGCGCTGGGCGCGGTACTGGGCGTGATGGCAGTGATTGTCCGCCAGGAAATCGTGTTGTTCATCATGGGCGGGGTGTTCGTGATGGAAACCGTTTCAGTGATGCTGCAGGTGGGGTCGTTCAAGCTCACAGGCCGGCGCATCTTTCGCATGGCGCCGATTCATCATCACTTTGAACTGAAAGGCTGGCCGGAACCGAAGATCATCGTTCGGTTCTGGATCATTACCGTGATTCTTGTACTGGTGGGTCTGGCGACCCTGAAGATTCGATAA
- the murF gene encoding UDP-N-acetylmuramoyl-tripeptide--D-alanyl-D-alanine ligase → MMWLSRIAQWTGGELVGDDVQISAVVTDTRAMRPGCLFVALKGERFDAHDFLARAAEEGAVAALVDRDQDQFANAVKVADTRQGLGRLASGFADQFTHDRLAVTGNAGKTTVKEMAAAMLGPDTLATAGNFNNDIGVPLTLLRLGPEHRHAVIELGANAPGEIAWTSALVKPRVVLVTNVTGAHLEGFGSMQGIANAKAEIFGGCQPGGQAIINGDDRFADFFAGEAEKAGLRVIRISTMAPADLYAEDIVLQQDSARFVLQPSGHEVAVPLAGAHQVNNALMAIAAVQALGLSLDQALPGLARLKPVPGRMNLHPVGKGLLVDDSYNANPGSVRVAIDWLAAQPAPRMLVLGAMGELGPQAERLVEELGGYAREKGLEKLVAMRGAQTAAIGFGDAALIADDHQQAVDWSAPVLQAGGTVLVKGSRTAGMEAVVKRLTQGESPQTHNEGAH, encoded by the coding sequence ATGATGTGGCTGTCCCGGATCGCTCAGTGGACCGGCGGCGAGCTGGTGGGCGATGACGTGCAGATCAGTGCGGTGGTAACCGATACCCGTGCCATGCGTCCCGGCTGCCTGTTTGTGGCCCTCAAGGGGGAGCGTTTTGATGCTCACGATTTTCTTGCCCGGGCGGCAGAAGAGGGGGCGGTGGCGGCACTGGTGGATCGTGATCAGGACCAATTCGCCAATGCGGTAAAAGTGGCTGATACCCGCCAGGGGTTGGGCAGGCTAGCCAGCGGCTTTGCCGACCAGTTCACCCATGACCGCCTGGCGGTGACCGGTAATGCCGGCAAGACCACGGTGAAGGAAATGGCTGCCGCCATGCTGGGGCCAGACACCCTGGCCACTGCGGGTAATTTCAATAATGACATTGGCGTGCCGCTGACCCTGTTACGGCTGGGGCCCGAGCATCGCCATGCGGTGATCGAGCTGGGCGCCAATGCGCCGGGAGAGATTGCCTGGACCAGCGCTCTGGTCAAGCCACGGGTGGTGCTGGTGACCAATGTGACCGGGGCGCATCTGGAAGGCTTCGGTTCAATGCAGGGCATTGCCAATGCCAAGGCGGAAATCTTCGGCGGCTGTCAGCCGGGTGGTCAGGCGATCATCAATGGGGATGACCGCTTCGCTGATTTTTTTGCGGGTGAGGCCGAAAAAGCAGGGCTGCGGGTGATTCGCATCAGCACGATGGCCCCGGCGGATCTGTACGCCGAGGACATTGTGCTGCAGCAGGACAGTGCCCGCTTTGTGCTGCAGCCTTCCGGACATGAGGTCGCCGTGCCGTTGGCAGGAGCGCATCAGGTCAACAATGCGTTGATGGCCATTGCCGCCGTGCAGGCGTTGGGGCTGTCGCTGGATCAGGCATTGCCCGGGCTGGCCCGGCTCAAACCGGTTCCCGGCCGCATGAATCTGCATCCTGTGGGCAAGGGGCTGCTGGTCGACGACAGCTACAACGCCAACCCCGGTTCAGTGCGTGTCGCCATCGATTGGCTGGCTGCACAGCCCGCGCCGCGCATGCTGGTGCTGGGCGCCATGGGGGAGCTGGGTCCTCAGGCCGAGCGCCTGGTTGAGGAACTTGGCGGCTATGCCCGGGAAAAAGGATTGGAAAAACTGGTTGCCATGCGCGGCGCGCAGACGGCGGCCATCGGCTTTGGCGATGCAGCACTGATCGCTGACGACCATCAACAGGCAGTGGACTGGAGTGCCCCGGTGCTGCAAGCAGGCGGCACCGTGTTGGTGAAAGGTTCGCGCACGGCCGGAATGGAAGCGGTTGTGAAGCGACTGACACAGGGCGAAAGCCCGCAGACACACAATGAGGGGGCTCACTGA
- a CDS encoding UDP-N-acetylmuramoyl-L-alanyl-D-glutamate--2,6-diaminopimelate ligase: MMSLQQLLPHLNLPADVAGIVVSGLQLDSRQVQSGQAFVAVPGVNSDGRQFVGQAVAAGAAAVLVDAEQGPFTVGLEQQVPCVHVPELAAQVGDIAARWFGEPATRMAITGVTGTNGKTSITWFLRDALNALGHRCALVGTLGVGLKGEEKHTGHTTPDPITLQASLAQARGAGADHVAMEVSSHALDQGRLGSTVISTAVFSNLSRDHLDYHGDMESYLAAKSVLFSRDGVRLAVVNCDDHAASSLLSCLADGVRCVTFGAQQGATVRCDQVAYHADGLAATLNVAGEAVPVSLPLFGPFNLSNLMAVAAILHGQGVDNASLGKALAAVTPVPGRMEPVSAGQGPTVIVDYAHTPDGLEKALQACRAHFDGALFCIVGCGGDRDTGKRPQMAAIAEQLADVVVLTSDNPRNEDPDTIIQHMQTGLTSPDKAGGKGHEDYQEINGVRHPSDDRELARNALSALGGGQ, from the coding sequence ATGATGAGCCTCCAGCAACTCCTCCCCCATCTCAACCTGCCTGCCGATGTGGCAGGTATTGTCGTTTCCGGGCTACAGCTGGACAGCCGCCAGGTGCAAAGCGGTCAGGCCTTCGTTGCCGTCCCGGGAGTGAACAGTGACGGACGACAGTTTGTTGGTCAGGCGGTGGCAGCTGGTGCGGCTGCGGTGCTGGTTGATGCCGAGCAGGGGCCGTTTACGGTCGGCCTGGAACAGCAGGTTCCCTGTGTGCATGTGCCGGAGCTGGCTGCACAGGTGGGCGATATTGCTGCCCGCTGGTTCGGTGAGCCGGCTACCCGGATGGCGATTACCGGTGTCACGGGTACCAACGGCAAGACCAGTATCACCTGGTTCCTGCGCGATGCACTGAATGCGCTGGGTCATCGTTGTGCGCTGGTGGGCACACTGGGTGTGGGGCTCAAGGGTGAGGAAAAGCATACCGGGCATACCACCCCCGACCCGATCACCTTGCAGGCCTCACTGGCGCAGGCCCGTGGGGCCGGTGCAGATCACGTGGCCATGGAAGTGTCGTCCCATGCGCTGGATCAGGGACGGCTTGGCAGCACCGTTATAAGCACGGCCGTGTTCAGTAATCTGAGCCGGGATCACCTGGATTATCACGGTGATATGGAGTCTTACCTGGCGGCGAAATCGGTGTTGTTTTCCCGTGATGGCGTGCGTTTGGCGGTGGTGAATTGTGATGATCACGCTGCCAGTTCCCTGCTCAGCTGTCTGGCGGATGGCGTGCGTTGCGTCACCTTCGGCGCTCAGCAAGGGGCTACCGTGCGTTGCGATCAGGTGGCCTACCATGCCGATGGCCTGGCTGCCACGCTCAATGTGGCCGGTGAGGCGGTCCCCGTGTCGTTGCCCCTGTTCGGGCCGTTCAACCTCAGCAACCTGATGGCGGTGGCGGCCATTCTGCATGGCCAGGGCGTGGATAACGCTTCTCTGGGCAAGGCGCTGGCGGCGGTGACCCCGGTTCCGGGTCGCATGGAACCTGTCAGTGCCGGGCAAGGTCCCACTGTGATCGTGGATTATGCCCACACCCCGGATGGCCTAGAAAAAGCCCTGCAGGCCTGCCGTGCCCACTTTGATGGCGCCCTCTTCTGCATTGTGGGTTGTGGCGGCGATCGGGACACCGGCAAGCGTCCGCAGATGGCGGCAATCGCCGAGCAGTTGGCTGATGTGGTGGTGCTGACCAGCGACAACCCGCGCAATGAAGACCCGGACACCATTATTCAACACATGCAGACCGGACTGACCTCCCCTGACAAGGCCGGAGGCAAGGGGCATGAGGATTATCAGGAAATTAACGGCGTGCGCCATCCCAGCGATGACCGCGAACTGGCACGTAATGCCTTGAGTGCACTGGGAGGTGGCCAATGA